From the Oceanobacillus kimchii X50 genome, the window TCTCATAGGGGATTTTACTTATTAATAAGATAACAATGATGACAACCGAACTTACTAATACGGGTAATGTCAGTGGATGATTCCATTTCTTATTTAATTTGCGTGACAAAATATAAATAGACATTGTGCCAATGATAAATATGATCGTCAATACTAAATTAATCATGTTTTAATTCCTTCTTCCTAACCAGCCATTGACTAACATGTCCAGATATCACGATTACTAGTGCAGTACTTATAATGATAATAACAATTAACAGTAAACCACTTCCCGTAAAAAGATCTAAAAAAGAAACAATACCTACTGTTGCAGGAATGAAGAATAACGGCAAGTGTTTTACTAAGAGTAATGCTCCTTGGTCTACCCATGATGGTTTGACCAACCCGGTACTTAATAAAACAAATAATAAAATCATTCCAATAACACTTCCTGGTAGGGTTAAATCAAAAAACTCATGTATCCATGTTCCAATTTGATATAAAATAATAAGTAATAACGTATGTATAATTACTTTCCCAACGTAAACCACCTTCATCACTGTTCCTTTCTCAACTCTTGCAATCATGACTTAAAACAAATGGTGAGCCTCTCCAAACTAATGTATGAGGTCTCACCTTAATTGTTTTTAGTTAAAAATTTTTATACTTTGAACTAGCTTAACCTTTTTTACTTAATTGAAATACAATGAAATTTGGACAATTTAAATCCTCTTTAAACTTCGGGTATAACAACAAATCTTCAGAAGAAGCTTTCGGTTCAATAATATCATTTAAAGTAAACCCTGCATTCCGAAATGTTTTCATATAACTCATGAGTGTCCGATGATAATAAACGACTTTCTCATCAGAATTAGCTGGAAAGTTTTGATCATACACTCCTTCATAGAAATAACGATCTACTTTCCAATATAATTTCTGTCCTTTCGTATCCTTTATCCACCCACTATTTGGCGTAATAAAGCAGGGATGTAATATGGAAAACACAAAAGTACCATCCCTTTTCAGTAAGCGATACATTTCTTTTATCGCCAATTCATACTTCTCTAAATCTTGAATAACCATGTTAGATACAATCTTATCAAAAGATTGTGATGGAAGGAAATGCATATTTTCTATATTTCCAAATTCATATTTAATGGAATTATCTGTTGTCCTTTCCTTTGCTAGTTCCAACATTCGTTCAGAATAATCGACTGCAGTTATAGAAGCTCCCTGTTGAGCTAATATTCTACTTAAGTAACCTTCCCCACAACCAGCATCTAACAATACTTTTCCACTTACTTCACCTAATAATTCAAATATTGCTGGGTTAAGCAGTACTTTTCTGTTCACTCCACCATTCTCGTCATAATTAGAAATAAAGCTATCCGCCGCTTTATTCCACCTCATTATTGCTTCCTCTGTTGACATCTTCATTCCTTCTCCTCCTTAAATTAGTGATAAAGAGGAGTAACGTTACTCCATTTAATTGTGCGCATCTATTATTTTCCCATAATTAAAAAATAATTATAGACTTATATTTTAATTTTTTATATCATGTAGATAGAGGCATACCTATTTTAAGGTCTGCTTTTTTATTTACTTCTTCCAAGATGAATTACTTTCATGAATGCGATATTTTGTATGAAACTTGGCAATCATGAAATTAACCAAACAAAAAAGTTGCTGAGATATTTTCTCAACAACCAAATAGGGAGATTATATATTTTAACCAAATCGACCGGAGATATAATCTTCGGTTCTTTGATCTGAAGGTTTAGTAAAGATACGATTTGTATCATCAAATTCTATAACTTCTCCGTTTAAGAAGAATGCTGTTTTATCAGAGATTCGTGCAGCTTGTTGCATATTATGGGTTACAATTATAATGGAATAATCTTTTTTCAATTCCTGCACAAGTTCTTCAATACGAAGCGTGGATTTAGGGTCTAAGGCAGATGTTGGTTCATCCATTAGGATTACATTTGGTTCAATTGCTAAGCAACGTGCGATACATAAACGTTGCTGTTGTCCACCTGAAAGTCCATAAGCATTCTCGTTCAGACGATCTTTTACTTCGTCCCAAATAGATGCACCACGTAAACTCTTTTCTACAATCTCATCAAGTATTTTTTTATTCTTAATACCGTGGATTTTTGGACCATATGCTACATTTTCATATATAGACTTCGGAAAAGGATTTGGCTTTTGGAAAACCATACCTACATGTGTACGCAGGTCCTCTACTTTAAACGAGCGATCTAAAATATTCTTCCCTTTATAAGTGATAGCTCCAGTTGTTTTTACCGTTGGCACTAATTCCACCATTCGGTTCAACGTCTTTATATACGTTGATTTTCCACAGCCAGACGGTCCAATAATTGCAGTTACTTCTTTTTCATTTATAGCTAAGTTAATATCTTTTAACGCATGTGTTTCCCCGTACCATAAGTTGAGATCTTTTGTATCATATACTATTTTTTTATTACTAACAGGTGCTTTTTTTTCATTATTATTAATGTCTACTTGTACTTTCTTGTCCGCTGTTAATAAACTCATATTTTTCCCTTCCTTTCACTAACCTTTAATATCGCTGCTGAAATTTATTTCGGATAATAATAGCAATCGAGTTTAATAGGAACAGTAAAACTAGCAATACAATAATTGTTGCTGCTGCTAGATATGCATACTCTGCGACCAATGAAGAATCTAACGTCCAGTAATAAATTTGCATTGGTAAGGCAGTAAACGTATCAAATAGTCCTCCAGGAAACGGAATGAGCAATGCCGGGATTCCTAACACCGTAAGTGGTGCAGTTTCCCCAATCGCTCTAGATAAGGCTAGAATCGACCCGGTTAATATCCCCGGTAAGGCAGCTGGTAACACTATTTTTTTCACGGTTTGCCATTTTGTTGCTCCCATACCATATGATGCTTCACTAAGGTGACCAGGAACCGCGCGAATTGCTTCTTGTGATGCCACAATAACAATTGGTAATACTAGAAGAGATAAAGTTAATCCTCCAGCTAAGATGACATTCCCGAATTCTAAAGCACGGACGAATAAGGTTAAACCGAGTAAACCATATACAATCGACGGAACACCTGCAAGGTTAGAAATATTTGTTGCAATAAACGATTGGAATTTGCCTTTTTTGGCATACAACTCCAAGTATATTGCAGTCCCAACACCAATTAGCATCGTAACAGGGATTACAATCAGCATTAACCAAGCTGTTCCTAAAATTGCTCCCATAATTCCTGCTCTCTCAGGTGCTGTAGATAAGTGACCCGTTATGAAATCCCAATTAATATAAGTGACCCCTTGTGTCAGTACTCGAACAATTAAAACTGCCAATACTACTAATCCGAACATTGTTGCTGCTAAAAATAGATACTTTGAGAAATTATTTTTTCGGATACGAGATGACATCCGTTTCTGTACTTGTTCTATATCCACATACTTTGTGCTCATCTAGTATTCCTCCCTAAACTTACGGGAAATATATCTTGCTAGTAAGTTCATGATTAAAGTGAAAACAAATAGTGTTAGTGCTACTGCATATAAACTGTAATAGATTGTCGATCCTGCTGGAGCCTCTCCTCCAGAGACTTCAACGATATACGCAGTCATTGTTTGCATGGATTGCGTGATATCAAAAGTGAAGTTTTTCGAACTACCGCTTGCAATTGTCACAATCATTGTTTCTCCAATTGCACGGGATATACCTAGTACAAATGAAGAGATAATTCCAGATAAAGCAGCTGGAATTACGACTTTAAATGTTGTTTCTAATCTCGTTGCACCTAACGCTAATGCTCCTTCACGCATTGAGTTCGGTACAGAAGACATTGCATCTTCTGATAAAGAAGCAATCATAGGGATAATCATTACCCCCATGACGATACCAGGACTTAGGATATTAGTAGCTTCTACGGAAGGAAACACCATCCGAATCAATGGTGTTACGAAAGTGAATGCAAAGAAACCATAAACAATCGTAGGAATTCCTGCTAGTATTTCTAATAAAGGTTTTACTGCACGACGTACTTTATCTGAAGCAAATTCACTCAGGTAAACAGCTGACATCAAACCTACTGGTCCTGCAACTAACATTGCAATGATCGAAGATATTATAGTACCGGTTAATAATGGGAGGACACCAAATTCCGGATTTTGACTTAGTGGTTTTAATACTGTACCTGTGAAGAATTCAATAATCGGTATTCGTTGAAAAAACTCTATTGATTCAGCTAATAACGTATATATAATACCTGCCGTTGTTAGAATCGATATGGAGGCAATTAATACCAGAAATACTGGTACTAGTTTCTCTGTGATTTGAGAAACACTCTTCTTTTGCTTATTCGCCTCAATCATTTCTCTAACAGAAGCAGTATTTTTATTTTCGCTGCTTGCTGCCATTCTTAAAGCACTCCTTCTTCGCGCTTACACTTACAACAAGATGAGAACCAACAATATTATCGGTCCTCACCTCGACAAGAATATTCGACTAATTTATTTTAATGCTTCTAGTTCTTCTACAAGACCTTGAGCCTCTTCTTCAGGAATTGGCGCAAAACCTGTTTCACCTGCAAATGTATTCACGTTATTCATAATATAAATCGCGTAATCGAGGACTTGAGGTTTTTCTTCTGCGTTACCTACATTAAGATACGTAAATACTGGTCTAGTAAAGTCTGCATAATCACCATCTTCAGCAATTGTGTCTAGTGATGGTTCAACAGGTCCGTCTCCGAAATCAATGTTTACTGCTTGAATGGTCTCTTTATTGCTATCGTAGTAACCAAATCCGAAGAATCCTATTGCATTTTCATCTTGCGAAATCAACGTTACTAGTGTGGAATAGTCTTGTTGAAGATCAATTGTATCCACTAGATCCTGTTCTTCTAATATATTTTCATAGAAGAACTCATACGTTCCGTGATTTTCATTTGGTCCATATGTTTGTATTGGTTCATCCGGCCAAGAAGAATCAATATCTGACCAATTTGTATATTCTCCAGTAAAGATACCTGTAACTTGTTCTGGAGTTAATTCCGTTGCCCAATCATTATTTGGATGGGTAACAATAGTTAAGCCATCAAGTGCAACCTTTAATTCTTTCACATCAATACCAAGTTCATCGGCTTTTGCTTGTTCCTCTTCTTTTATTACACGAGAAGCATCATTAAAGTCTGTCCCATTTTCGGCTAAGAATTTCTCAAAGCCAGCACTTGTTCCAGCACGACTAACTTCTACTGATACTCCTGGTTGTTCATTAATCATATACTCTTCTGCGAGACGAGCCATTAGTGGATAAACCGTGCCTGATCCATCAATTGCAACGCTACCTTCTAATTCTTCGGAATTACCAGTGGATTCTGATTCATTATCAGATTCACCATTTGCGTCATCAGATCCACATGCTGCTAATAGTACAAACAACATTGGTATAAATAATACAAAAGCAAACTTCTTGAAATTCATTTTTTAGGTCCTCCCCCTAATTTGTGTTTGTATATTTATGGGCTTATTTCCTGCCCTTACTTGTAAGTATAGGAAGTTATTATTAAGAAAGTTTATGGTAAGTGTTAAGTATTTGTAAATTTCTAGTTCCATGAACTCATAAAACCAAACTTCATTTTTATGAACGGGGGCATTCTTCCCCACTGAAGTGGGAATTATTGTACGTTACATACAGGATAAACTATTTAAATAAAGAAAAAACCGTCTCATACGAGGCATGTATGAGACGGTTTCTTCTTTATTNNNNNNNNNNNNNNNNNNNNNNNNNNNNNNNNNNNNNNNNNNNNNNNNNNNNNNNNNNNNNNNNNNNNNNNNNNNNNNNNNNNNNNNNNNNNNNNNNNNNNNNNNNNNNNNATGTTCAACCCAGTTCACCAAGAACATACCTCCATTACTGCTAACCTTCATCCCAACTCGTAATAACTTCGTATAGCATACATTATACGAAGTTATACGAGTATGAGTACGGTTTTTCTTATTATTACTCAGGTTGTAATTTTGATTGTAATTCCATTTTTCCATCTGTGATTTGGTACACCTTGTCACAGTCATCTATCAATCTTGTATCATGTGTTACAACGATTGTGGTTGTGTTTTTTTCTTTCGTAATTTCTTTCAACATACGCATAACCTCAAATGCACGATCTGAATCTAACGAGGCAGTTGGTTCATCAGCAAGTATAATGCTAGGATTTGTATAGAGTGCTTTAGCAATAGCAACACGCTGTCTTTCTCCGCCAGAGAGGTCGCTCGGAAAGTTCTTTAGTAAATGATCAATTCCTAAAGATGTGTATAATTGCTCTAACTCTTCTCCTTTTAAATTATTCTTTTTTACTTTATCTAATAATTGCATTTGTTGTTTTATATTTAAAAATGGTACAAGATTTGAAGCCTGTAATACAAAGCCTACTTCTTTTAAACGAACTTTGGAACGTTTTTTCTCATTTAGTTCAGTTATCGGGGTTCCATTTATATATACATCACCATTAGATGGGGTTTGCAATCCACCTGCTATGGTTAAAAAAGTACTCTTTCCAGATCCAGATGGGCCAATCACTGCAATGAGTTCACCTGCTTTTGCTTCGAAATCCGTTTGCTTCATAGCCTCCACTTTTGTATGACCAGAACCAAAGACTTTTTGAACATTTTTTAGTTGTAAAATTGTCATCGTTATTTAGCCCCCAATCGCTTTCAATGGATCTATTTTTACTATTGTTTGCACCGATATAAATGCTCCAATAACCGAAACAAGAATGAGAACTACAGCATAGACAAACATGTCAAGATAATTAAACGAAACTGGTACTTCTGGTGGCAAGAAATAACCTGTAAGAATGGTAAATACTAGACCAATGATTACCCCCGCTAACGACAGGAGAAATGTTTGTGCAATCACAGATTTTGCTAAATAACGAGAAGAAATACCCTGTGCTTTCATCACGCCAAAGATGCTTACTTTTTGAATGGTCAATACATATAAGAATATAGCTAGAATAACAGCAGATATAACAAATAAGAAATAAATCATGAAAGATAGTGTTAAGTTTTGCTCCGTATAACCAGGAAGATTTTCGATAAATGTTTGGGTATCAACTACCTGTAGTTCTTCATCTACAGCTACTTCATTCAAGTTATTTGAACGGACCACAAATGCATTTACTTGTTCGCTTCCCTGCTCGACTGCTTCTCCATATTGCAACGTTTGTAATGTCTCAAAATCTGTATACAAAACAGGAGCTGCATTAAATCGAGCACTGTCAGTAAAGCCCACAATGGTTAACGTTTCATCAATTGAAGAAAGCGATAATTCATCTCCTACCGCAAACCCTTCTTGTTTAAGGGATTCATCTGCAATCACTTCACCTTCATCAGCAAACTCTTCTCCTTCTGTCACATTTGGCATAATAAACTCGTCTTTATGTATTCCAAATATGAATGTATTGGCTTTATTATCTCCATTGCTTGCAATCGCACTTTGTTGTCCTAATTCAGCATATTCCTCTGAACCATCTCCTTGGTAATCATCCGCTTGTATGACGGATTGTTGTAATCGCAAATCAGATTCTTCCGTAAGAATAATACCGTCTGCTTCCCATTTATCGACTGCTTCTTTATTTAAATCCTCTAATCCATTGGCCAGACCAGATAAAAAGAACACAAGATAAGAAACAAGCATTAATACTCCGATAACAAGAGTAAATCGAAGTTTATTATTTTTAATTTCGTTCCATGCTAAAAACATCTACGTACCTCATTCCTATTCTTTTTAGTAACATAATATAGTTTAATCCTTTCCTTTTATTTATGCTAATTAAACATTTCTTAGTATACTTATTCGTCATGTTAACGATAGTACCTATCCCTCAATTGTTCTGCAAACCCCAAAAAAACCGAACTACAATTTTCAAATGATATGATTGTAGTCCGGCTCATCCCTTTTTGTTATTTATATTTTATCTGTACCTTTAAATTTAATTTACACCTTTCATAAACACATGGATTTTCTTAGACATTAGATATAATAATACTCCTAGAAGTATAGCAATACCTCCAATTACACCAAAATACACAACTTCTGTTTCTGGAGTATACAGTTTTACAATTTGCGCATTAATTGCTTGTGCAGATGCATTGGATAAGAACCATAAACTCATTGTCTGAGCTGAGAAAGCATTCGGCGCAAGTTTTGTTGTCGCTGATAATCCAACTGGTGATAAGCATAGCTCACCAATAACTACTAAGAAGAAACTTAAAACTAACCACATCGGATTAACTAAACTATCAGTTCCATTCATTGTCGCTGGGAAAAGCAACACTAAGAAAGATAAACCTGCAAATAGTAGTCCAACTGAGAATTTCTTCGGTGTTGAAGGTTGTCTTTCACCTAGCTTCACCCAAAGTCCCGCAAACATTGGTGCCAGAACAACAATAAATAATGGATTTAGCGATTGGAACCAAGAAGATTGTAATTGAATTCCTAAAAAGTTCAAGTCAGTTCTCTTATCAGCGTATTCTGCTAAAATAATCGAACCTTGTTCTTGTATTGCCCAAAACATTATTGCCGCAATAAACAACGGGATATATGCAATTAAACGTGATTTTTCATCTGCATCCGTTTTCGGACTACGATACATAACAATAAAGTAAATTGTAGGAATTAATACACCTAGAATACTAACTACATACGTGAATCCATTAATCGTTAAAATTCCTGTTGGTATAGTTATTAATCCTAAAATAGCAATTACCAACGCACCTAACCCAATTCGTGAGAATACTTTTTTCTTCTCATCTCTTTTAAGTGGATTCGGTACATACGTTCCAGCAAGTCCTAAATATTTTCTTTTCGTAACTATAAACACAATTAAGCCAATTAACATACCAATTGCAGCTATACTAAAACCTAAATGATAATTATATTCTTGACCTAAAGTACCAACGACTAACGGCGCAATTAA encodes:
- a CDS encoding CidA/LrgA family protein → MKVVYVGKVIIHTLLLIILYQIGTWIHEFFDLTLPGSVIGMILLFVLLSTGLVKPSWVDQGALLLVKHLPLFFIPATVGIVSFLDLFTGSGLLLIVIIIISTALVIVISGHVSQWLVRKKELKHD
- a CDS encoding class I SAM-dependent methyltransferase, coding for MKMSTEEAIMRWNKAADSFISNYDENGGVNRKVLLNPAIFELLGEVSGKVLLDAGCGEGYLSRILAQQGASITAVDYSERMLELAKERTTDNSIKYEFGNIENMHFLPSQSFDKIVSNMVIQDLEKYELAIKEMYRLLKRDGTFVFSILHPCFITPNSGWIKDTKGQKLYWKVDRYFYEGVYDQNFPANSDEKVVYYHRTLMSYMKTFRNAGFTLNDIIEPKASSEDLLLYPKFKEDLNCPNFIVFQLSKKG
- the pstB gene encoding phosphate ABC transporter ATP-binding protein PstB, whose product is MSLLTADKKVQVDINNNEKKAPVSNKKIVYDTKDLNLWYGETHALKDINLAINEKEVTAIIGPSGCGKSTYIKTLNRMVELVPTVKTTGAITYKGKNILDRSFKVEDLRTHVGMVFQKPNPFPKSIYENVAYGPKIHGIKNKKILDEIVEKSLRGASIWDEVKDRLNENAYGLSGGQQQRLCIARCLAIEPNVILMDEPTSALDPKSTLRIEELVQELKKDYSIIIVTHNMQQAARISDKTAFFLNGEVIEFDDTNRIFTKPSDQRTEDYISGRFG
- the pstA gene encoding phosphate ABC transporter permease PstA; translation: MSTKYVDIEQVQKRMSSRIRKNNFSKYLFLAATMFGLVVLAVLIVRVLTQGVTYINWDFITGHLSTAPERAGIMGAILGTAWLMLIVIPVTMLIGVGTAIYLELYAKKGKFQSFIATNISNLAGVPSIVYGLLGLTLFVRALEFGNVILAGGLTLSLLVLPIVIVASQEAIRAVPGHLSEASYGMGATKWQTVKKIVLPAALPGILTGSILALSRAIGETAPLTVLGIPALLIPFPGGLFDTFTALPMQIYYWTLDSSLVAEYAYLAAATIIVLLVLLFLLNSIAIIIRNKFQQRY
- the pstC gene encoding phosphate ABC transporter permease subunit PstC, which codes for MAASSENKNTASVREMIEANKQKKSVSQITEKLVPVFLVLIASISILTTAGIIYTLLAESIEFFQRIPIIEFFTGTVLKPLSQNPEFGVLPLLTGTIISSIIAMLVAGPVGLMSAVYLSEFASDKVRRAVKPLLEILAGIPTIVYGFFAFTFVTPLIRMVFPSVEATNILSPGIVMGVMIIPMIASLSEDAMSSVPNSMREGALALGATRLETTFKVVIPAALSGIISSFVLGISRAIGETMIVTIASGSSKNFTFDITQSMQTMTAYIVEVSGGEAPAGSTIYYSLYAVALTLFVFTLIMNLLARYISRKFREEY
- a CDS encoding PstS family phosphate ABC transporter substrate-binding protein, with amino-acid sequence MNFKKFAFVLFIPMLFVLLAACGSDDANGESDNESESTGNSEELEGSVAIDGSGTVYPLMARLAEEYMINEQPGVSVEVSRAGTSAGFEKFLAENGTDFNDASRVIKEEEQAKADELGIDVKELKVALDGLTIVTHPNNDWATELTPEQVTGIFTGEYTNWSDIDSSWPDEPIQTYGPNENHGTYEFFYENILEEQDLVDTIDLQQDYSTLVTLISQDENAIGFFGFGYYDSNKETIQAVNIDFGDGPVEPSLDTIAEDGDYADFTRPVFTYLNVGNAEEKPQVLDYAIYIMNNVNTFAGETGFAPIPEEEAQGLVEELEALK
- a CDS encoding ABC transporter ATP-binding protein — its product is MTILQLKNVQKVFGSGHTKVEAMKQTDFEAKAGELIAVIGPSGSGKSTFLTIAGGLQTPSNGDVYINGTPITELNEKKRSKVRLKEVGFVLQASNLVPFLNIKQQMQLLDKVKKNNLKGEELEQLYTSLGIDHLLKNFPSDLSGGERQRVAIAKALYTNPSIILADEPTASLDSDRAFEVMRMLKEITKEKNTTTIVVTHDTRLIDDCDKVYQITDGKMELQSKLQPE
- a CDS encoding ABC transporter permease; the protein is MFLAWNEIKNNKLRFTLVIGVLMLVSYLVFFLSGLANGLEDLNKEAVDKWEADGIILTEESDLRLQQSVIQADDYQGDGSEEYAELGQQSAIASNGDNKANTFIFGIHKDEFIMPNVTEGEEFADEGEVIADESLKQEGFAVGDELSLSSIDETLTIVGFTDSARFNAAPVLYTDFETLQTLQYGEAVEQGSEQVNAFVVRSNNLNEVAVDEELQVVDTQTFIENLPGYTEQNLTLSFMIYFLFVISAVILAIFLYVLTIQKVSIFGVMKAQGISSRYLAKSVIAQTFLLSLAGVIIGLVFTILTGYFLPPEVPVSFNYLDMFVYAVVLILVSVIGAFISVQTIVKIDPLKAIGG
- a CDS encoding peptide MFS transporter, with product MSQYSKEEIVKSVPQKGFFGHPKGLFTLFFTEFWERFSYYGMRALLLYYMYTEVSSGGLGMDDATAKSIMAIYGSLVYMSGIIGGWIADRLLGNQQTVFYGGVLIMAGHIVLALPAGVTGLFISMFLIIVGTGLLKPVVSSVVGELYSPTDVRRDSGFSIFYMGINMGALIAPLVVGTLGQEYNYHLGFSIAAIGMLIGLIVFIVTKRKYLGLAGTYVPNPLKRDEKKKVFSRIGLGALVIAILGLITIPTGILTINGFTYVVSILGVLIPTIYFIVMYRSPKTDADEKSRLIAYIPLFIAAIMFWAIQEQGSIILAEYADKRTDLNFLGIQLQSSWFQSLNPLFIVVLAPMFAGLWVKLGERQPSTPKKFSVGLLFAGLSFLVLLFPATMNGTDSLVNPMWLVLSFFLVVIGELCLSPVGLSATTKLAPNAFSAQTMSLWFLSNASAQAINAQIVKLYTPETEVVYFGVIGGIAILLGVLLYLMSKKIHVFMKGVN